A section of the Babylonia areolata isolate BAREFJ2019XMU chromosome 1, ASM4173473v1, whole genome shotgun sequence genome encodes:
- the LOC143291724 gene encoding uncharacterized protein LOC143291724: MESKAEGKQEHAEKMPDSPFRVVEGVKIPALFEPLCKRPMEEHVARLKTMELNSDDIMLMAFAKSGTHWIWEVASMLLSGKAEYEKRSKEFAMMEATEVEKLESQSSQGS; encoded by the exons ATGGAG TCCAAAGCTGAAGGCAAACAAGAACATGCCGAGAAAATGCCCGACTCTCCCTTCCgcgtggtggagggggtgaaaatcccTGCACTCTTCGAGCCTCTGTGCAAGCGACCTATGGAGGAGCATGTGGCCCGCCTGAAAACGATGGAGCTGAACTCTGATGACATCATGTTGATGGCTTTTGCCAAGTcag GAACTCACTGGATATGGGAGGTCGCTTCTATGCTGCTCTCCGGCAAAGCGGAGTACGAGAAACGCTCCAAAGAATTCGCCATGATGGAAGCTACCGAGGTCGAAAAACTGGAATCCCAGTCGTCACAAGGATCCtga
- the LOC143291728 gene encoding sulfotransferase 1A1-like, producing MPDSPFRVVEGVKIPALFEPLCKRPMEEHVARLKTMELNSDDIMLMAFAKSGTHWIWEVASMLLSGKAEYEKRSKEFAMMEATEVEKLESQSSPRILNSHLPFRLLPQQIKEKKVKVIHVYRNIKDLVVSAYFHFRQMPPLKDITFEDVERMMANPDVPGSNYFEYLKDMDEYRKNNPDVPFFTMSFEDTKEDPEKAIQRLAEFLGVELSPELCKDIAQATNFANMKQANETKQHVAIAAKTVTMYRKGQVGDWKNYLTVAQSERLDALVQEQLGSCDYRFRFTL from the exons ATGCCCGACTCTCCCTTCCgcgtggtggagggggtgaaaatcccTGCACTCTTCGAGCCTCTGTGCAAGCGACCTATGGAGGAGCATGTGGCCCGCCTGAAAACGATGGAGCTGAACTCTGATGACATCATGTTGATGGCTTTTGCCAAGTcag GAACTCACTGGATATGGGAGGTCGCTTCTATGCTGCTCTCCGGCAAAGCGGAGTACGAGAAACGCTCCAAAGAATTCGCCATGATGGAAGCTACCGAGGTCGAAAAACTGGAATCCCAATCGTCACCAAGGATCCTGaactcccacctccccttccgCCTCCTGCCCCAGCAGATCAAGGAgaaaaaggtcaaggtcattcaCGTCTATCGCAACATCAAGGACCTGGTGGTCTCAGCGTATTTCCATTTTCGTCAGATGCCACCCCTGAAGGACATCACTTTTGAAGACGTCGAACGCATGATGGCTAATCCTGACG TTCCAGGGAGTAATTACTTCGAATACCTCAAGGACATGGATGAGTACAGAAAAAACAACCCTGACGTCCCTTTCTTCACCATGTCCTTCGAGGACACAAAGGAG gATCCAGAGAAGGCGATCCAGAGGCTGGCGGAGTTCCTGGGAGTGGAGCTGTCCCCTGAGCTGTGCAAAGACATCGCCCAGGCCACCAACTTCGCCAACATGAAACAGGCCAACGAAACCAAACAGCACGTGGCGATAGCCGCCAAAACTGTGACGATGTACCGAAAAG GACAAGTCGGGGACTGGAAGAACTACCTGACGGTGGCCCAGAGTGAGCGGCTGGATGCCCTCGTCCAGGAACAGCTGGGGTCATGTGACTACCGCTTCCGCTTCACGCTGTAG